A window of Echeneis naucrates chromosome 13, fEcheNa1.1, whole genome shotgun sequence contains these coding sequences:
- the LOC115053206 gene encoding cdc42 effector protein 2 — protein sequence MPAKTPIYLKTTTPKKGRKLKLREVLSGDMISPPLGDVRHSAHVGPEGEGDMFGDVGFLQGKIDMLPSLSRTQSGHACSQSAERCLEEGFANRQDPHSYASKGFHYQHCSTGLMKNTISMPVFIAHEQAPPKPPRLHLDDPSLPSQQNSFLLQQQQANSLGQADHHRHQHPNLSLCENSVVGRLVSEPYRDISLSPAIHQPFPSSGSFSEVSSEDSMSETGGLLDIRRGLSLDSDAGLSNEDLRIDRSESPFAAFHPTGLMPPLSVSRSDSLVGLDLDLGPSILEDVLSIMDRYKTVDNRCEV from the coding sequence ATGCCGGCAAAGACACCAATATACCTAAAAACTACAACTCCCAAGAAGGGAAGGAAGCTTAAACTCCGGGAGGTCCTCTCTGGTGACATGATCAGCCCCCCTCTGGGTGATGTACGTCACAGTGCTCATGTCGGCCCAGAAGGGGAGGGGGACATGTTTGGAGATGTGGGTTTCTTGCAGGGCAAGATTGACATGCTTCCATCCTTGAGTCGGACACAAAGTGGTCACGCATGCTCACAAAGCGCAGAGAGATGCCTGGAGGAAGGCTTTGCTAACAGACAGGACCCACACAGCTATGCTTCCAAAGGCTTCCATTACCAGCACTGCTCCACAGGCCTGATGAAGAATACTATCTCCATGCCTGTCTTCATTGCCCATGAACAAGCTCCACCCAAACCCCCACGCCTCCACTTGGATGacccttcccttccctctcaGCAAAATTCCTttcttctccagcagcagcaggccaaCAGCCTTGGTCAAGCTGATCACCATCGCCACCAGCACCCGAACCTGTCACTCTGTGAGAATAGCGTTGTGGGCCGCTTGGTATCAGAGCCCTACCGTGACATCTCTCTGTCCCCTGCCATCCATCAGCCTTTcccctcctctggctccttctCAGAGGTCTCTTCTGAGGACTCAATGTCAGAGACTGGTGGGCTCCTGGACATTCGGAGGGGCCTCAGCCTGGACTCGGATGCTGGTCTAAGCAACGAGGACCTGAGGATTGACCGCAGTGAATCTCCCTTTGCTGCCTTTCATCCCACTGGCCTCATGCCACCACTCAGCGTATCACGGTCAGACTCCCTGGTGGGGTTGGACCTGGATCTGGGACCATCCATCCTGGAGGATGTCCTGAGTATCATGGACCGGTACAAGACTGTGGACAACCGATGTGAGGTGTGA